tggatcaggggatcatctttcccaagacAGGCGGGAGTAGACTGCAGCTCATTGTGTTCAGCAATGcagacatggtgggggacattgacagacggcggagcacctctagAGTGCTTGTCTTCCTCGGGTTAGCTCCAATTTTATggatgtcgctgaaacagaaggtggtggcactatatacgtgcgaggcagagtacgtagcggcggccacagcggcatgccaagttgtgtggctacgccgacTGCTGGGCAAGCGGACCGACGTgtaagctcacccaccagcactgatggtggacaaccagcccgccattgcCCTTGTGAAGAATCCGGTTTTGCACGActagagcaaacacatcgacgtgaagtttcacttcctcagggactgtgtcgatggagggcagatcatcatcgagttcgtcgaaactggtcggcaactcgcggacgttcTCACCAAgacgctcggacgtcttcgactcacggagctgaaggagatgatcggcatggagggggtacaagggatagcagtaggattagaggaagaattgttagataatctactgctttcttgtgtgaacacacagcaagggaaggcggggCCGAAAAGGCTctctgctgtggtactgtagcgtTGTAGAGGCAGGCGTCGAACGGCTCACCTGTcgtactgtagccacatgcaggaaCAGGCACAGAAGtaagtcctgctgtgttatctagtgaCTGTAGCAGCACGTTAGCTGTACTagaactagatggatagagttgtataaatagtttgccactacaactcagtaaagagagtttagatttgtcatctcctataTAGGGCTCCGGCCAACGTTGGTGCTTGTAccgtgtgtatgctctgttctcactcttcttctacctctagtcatagtgtgtgtggtcggacagcctcagtcgtgctcggccgtggtcggcaagactggtgagtgatcgactcacctgagccggtgatcctgtgggctaacagtcTCTTCCGCTGCATTGTAGATTCCAACAAGGAACTATCCCAGCCAAGCAAGCAActaagggcgtgattggttgcagaGCAAAACCTCGAGCCAGGATGGCTAGGCTGTGCAAGACCAAAGAAGCCGGGTTGAGCTCGTGCACGtggtcgtgtttggttgt
Above is a genomic segment from Miscanthus floridulus cultivar M001 chromosome 3, ASM1932011v1, whole genome shotgun sequence containing:
- the LOC136544160 gene encoding secreted RxLR effector protein 161-like — protein: MEERLKLTKESTTVKVDAILYWSIIDGLRYLVHTRPDIAFVVGYVGRFMEDPREDHWAAVKWLLCYIKRMVDQGIIFPKTGGSRLQLIVFSNADMVGDIDRRRSTSRVLVFLGLAPILWMSLKQKVVALYTCEAEYVAAATAACQVVWLRRLLGKRTDV